From Campylobacter upsaliensis, the proteins below share one genomic window:
- a CDS encoding formyltransferase family protein — MKIALVTSPNQWFYEKALEFAKKLGADFFEAYEKVRGYEVVFILSYHKIIPPNLLNLNQHNLIIHASKLPQGKGWSPMFYQILEGKNDIVFTLFEADKGVDSGDIYLQKTLKLRGDELYEELRNKQAFFSLELCEDFLKLYPNLKSKKQNGVESFYPKRSPKDSELNIDKSLKEQFNLLRICSNEDFPAFFYHKGKKFVLKIYEEI; from the coding sequence GTGAAAATAGCTCTCGTAACTTCGCCTAATCAGTGGTTTTATGAAAAGGCTTTGGAATTTGCGAAAAAACTTGGGGCGGATTTTTTTGAAGCGTATGAAAAAGTAAGAGGCTATGAGGTCGTTTTCATTTTATCTTATCACAAAATTATCCCGCCAAATTTATTAAATCTTAATCAACACAATCTCATCATACACGCCTCCAAACTTCCGCAAGGAAAGGGCTGGTCGCCTATGTTTTATCAAATTTTAGAGGGTAAAAATGACATTGTTTTCACGCTTTTTGAGGCGGATAAGGGTGTGGATAGTGGGGATATTTATCTTCAAAAAACGCTTAAGCTTAGAGGCGATGAGCTTTACGAAGAATTAAGAAACAAGCAAGCTTTTTTCAGTTTAGAGCTTTGTGAGGATTTTTTAAAACTTTATCCAAATTTAAAGTCTAAAAAGCAAAATGGAGTGGAGAGCTTTTACCCTAAAAGAAGCCCTAAAGATAGCGAATTAAACATCGATAAAAGTTTAAAAGAGCAATTTAATCTTTTACGCATTTGCTCTAATGAGGATTTTCCTGCTTTTTTCTATCACAAAGGTAAAAAATTTGTGCTAAAGATTTATGAGGAAATTTAG
- the pseH gene encoding UDP-4-amino-4,6-dideoxy-N-acetyl-beta-L-altrosamine N-acetyltransferase, translating into MIELRNFISLNENELKELLKWRNSVGNFMKTQNISLEEHLKFVNSLKNDESKRYFVVFKGGQSIGVIHLFNINLQTCEFGLYAKPNLRGVGQLLMNEVLNYAFDTLKVQILKACVFKTNERALTLYLKNDFKIISEDEKMFYLCKRGGGGGVTLYLNPLRRAS; encoded by the coding sequence ATGATAGAGCTTAGAAATTTTATCTCTCTTAATGAAAATGAGCTTAAGGAGCTTTTAAAATGGCGTAATAGCGTGGGAAATTTTATGAAAACGCAAAATATCAGCCTAGAAGAGCATTTGAAATTTGTAAATAGCCTTAAAAACGATGAAAGTAAGCGTTATTTTGTAGTTTTTAAAGGGGGGCAAAGTATAGGCGTGATACATCTTTTTAATATCAACCTTCAAACTTGCGAATTTGGACTTTATGCAAAGCCGAATTTAAGAGGCGTAGGACAACTTTTAATGAACGAAGTTTTAAACTATGCTTTTGACACTTTAAAAGTGCAAATTCTAAAAGCTTGTGTATTTAAGACAAATGAAAGGGCTTTAACTTTGTATCTTAAAAATGACTTTAAAATCATCAGTGAGGACGAAAAAATGTTTTATCTTTGCAAACGGGGGGGGGGGGGGGGGGTAACCCTTTATCTTAATCCTTTAAGGAGAGCTTCGTGA